In one Stenotrophomonas maltophilia genomic region, the following are encoded:
- a CDS encoding bifunctional 2-methylcitrate dehydratase/aconitate hydratase — protein MSESHTPSNERAAWDALLEDIVDYVRNVRIDSPLAFQTAHYCLLDTLGCGLEALSFPACSKLLGPLVPGISVTNGARVPGTHYVLDPVQAAFNIGAMVRWLDFNDTWLAAEWGHPSDNLGGILAVCDWLGRNAAALRRPPPTVHDVLVAMIKAHEIQGVLALENSFNRVGLDHVVLVKVATTAVVARLLGLDRERMLNALSLAWVDGQALRTYRHAPNTGSRKSWAAGDATSRGVRLALMAASGEMGYPSVLSAPTWGFEAVSMHGQAVTLGRPLGSYVMENVLFKISFPAEFHGQTAVEAAVALHAQLRTGRRSVDDIAHIAIRTQEACIRIIDKRGPLHNPADRDHCVQYMVAIALLHGRLVAEDYEDDVAADPRIDALRARMTCHEDPQLSADYLDPDKRSIANGLTVRFNDGSELPEVLVEYPLGHARRRDEGMPLLMDKFRRHLAHRFPTTQQQRILAASLDPVALAAMPVTDYVDLYRPG, from the coding sequence ATGTCCGAGAGCCACACCCCGTCCAACGAACGTGCCGCGTGGGATGCGCTGCTGGAGGACATCGTCGATTACGTGCGCAACGTGCGCATCGACTCGCCACTGGCATTCCAGACCGCGCATTACTGCCTGCTGGATACCCTCGGTTGCGGCCTGGAAGCGCTGTCCTTCCCGGCCTGCAGCAAGCTGCTCGGGCCCCTGGTGCCGGGCATCAGCGTGACCAACGGCGCGCGCGTGCCGGGAACGCACTACGTGCTGGATCCGGTGCAGGCGGCGTTCAATATCGGCGCGATGGTGCGCTGGCTCGACTTCAACGACACCTGGCTGGCCGCCGAGTGGGGTCATCCGTCGGATAATCTCGGCGGCATCTTGGCCGTCTGCGATTGGCTGGGGCGCAATGCCGCGGCCCTGCGTCGTCCACCGCCGACCGTGCACGATGTGCTGGTGGCGATGATCAAGGCGCACGAGATCCAGGGCGTGCTGGCTCTGGAGAATTCCTTCAACCGGGTCGGGCTGGACCACGTGGTGCTGGTGAAGGTCGCCACCACCGCCGTGGTCGCCCGCCTGCTTGGGCTGGATCGCGAGCGCATGCTCAATGCGCTGTCGCTGGCCTGGGTCGATGGCCAGGCGCTGCGGACCTACCGGCATGCGCCCAACACCGGTTCGCGCAAGAGCTGGGCCGCCGGCGATGCCACCAGTCGCGGCGTGCGCCTGGCGCTGATGGCGGCCAGCGGCGAGATGGGGTATCCCAGCGTGTTGAGCGCTCCCACCTGGGGCTTCGAAGCGGTCTCCATGCATGGTCAGGCGGTGACGCTGGGGCGGCCGCTGGGCAGCTACGTGATGGAGAACGTGCTGTTCAAGATCAGTTTTCCCGCCGAGTTCCACGGCCAGACCGCAGTGGAGGCCGCGGTCGCGCTGCACGCGCAGCTGCGGACAGGCCGGCGCAGCGTCGATGACATCGCGCATATCGCCATCCGCACGCAGGAGGCCTGCATCCGCATCATCGACAAGCGCGGCCCGCTGCACAATCCGGCCGACCGCGACCACTGCGTGCAGTACATGGTCGCCATCGCGCTGCTGCATGGGCGGCTGGTGGCTGAGGACTACGAGGACGATGTTGCTGCTGACCCCCGCATCGATGCGCTGCGCGCGCGAATGACCTGCCACGAAGACCCGCAGCTCAGCGCGGATTACCTGGACCCGGACAAGCGCAGCATCGCCAACGGCCTGACCGTCCGCTTCAACGACGGCAGCGAACTGCCGGAGGTCCTGGTCGAGTACCCGCTCGGCCACGCCCGGCGACGCGACGAGGGCATGCCCCTGTTGATGGACAAGTTCCGGCGGCATCTGGCCCATCGGTTCCCTACCACCCAGCAGCAGCGCATCCTGGCGGCCTCGCTGGACCCGGTGGCGCTGGCGGCCATGCCGGTGACCGACTACGTGGATCTGTACCGGCCGGGGTAG
- the acnD gene encoding Fe/S-dependent 2-methylisocitrate dehydratase AcnD has product MNTDYRKTLPGTPLDYFDARAAVDAIQPGAYATLPYVSRVLAENLVRRCDPAMLTASLTQLIERRRDLDFPWFPARVVCHDILGQTALVDLAGLRDAIADKGGDPAKVNPVVPVQLIVDHSLAVECGGFDPQAFEKNRAIEDRRNEDRFHFIDWTKRAFQNVDVIPPGNGIMHQINLEKMSPVIYVQDGVAFPDTCVGTDSHTPHVDALGVIAIGVGGLEAENVMLGRASWMRLPDIIGVELTGRPQPGITATDVVLALTEFLRKERVVGAWLEFFGEGAAALTIGDRATISNMCPEYGATAAMFYIDGQTIDYLRLTGREESQVALVENYARSTGLWADALATAQYERVLRFDLSSVVRNMAGPSNPHRRLPVAELAERGIADAAKLDAGKAEQLRGLMPDGAVIIAAITSCTNTSNPRNVIAAGLLARKANERGLLRKPWVKSSLAPGSKAVQLYLEEAGLLPELEKLGFGIVAFACTTCNGMSGALDPAIQQEIIDRDLYATAVLSGNRNFDGRIHPYAKQAFLASPPLVIAYAIAGTMRFDIEKDVLGVDADGNEVRLKDIWPSDAEIDAVVKAAVKPEQFRSVYNPMFNVRVEQGAAVSPLYDWRPQSTYIRRPPYWEGALAGERTLAGMRALAVLPDNITTDHLSPSNAILASSAAGEYLAKMGLPEEDFNSYATHRGDHLTAQRATFANPKLFNEMVRNDDGSVKQGSLARVEPEGKVMRMWEAIETYMERKQPLIIIAGADYGQGSSRDWAAKGVRLAGVEAIAAEGFERIHRTNLIGMGVLPLEFKPGTTRLTLGIDGTETFDVVGERTPRADLTLVIHRRDGQDIIVPVTCRLDSDEEVAIYEAGGVLQRFAQDFLEGARVA; this is encoded by the coding sequence ATGAATACCGATTACCGCAAGACCCTCCCCGGCACCCCGCTGGACTACTTCGATGCGCGCGCTGCGGTCGATGCGATCCAGCCCGGCGCCTACGCCACGCTGCCGTATGTCTCGCGCGTGCTGGCCGAGAACCTGGTACGGCGTTGCGATCCGGCGATGCTCACCGCCTCGCTGACGCAGCTGATCGAACGTCGCCGCGACCTGGATTTTCCCTGGTTCCCGGCGCGCGTGGTGTGCCATGACATTCTCGGTCAGACCGCGCTGGTGGATCTCGCCGGCCTGCGCGATGCGATCGCCGACAAGGGCGGCGATCCGGCCAAGGTCAACCCGGTGGTGCCGGTACAGCTGATCGTTGATCACTCGCTGGCGGTGGAGTGCGGTGGTTTCGATCCGCAGGCATTCGAGAAGAACCGCGCCATCGAGGATCGCCGCAACGAGGATCGCTTCCATTTCATCGACTGGACCAAGCGGGCGTTCCAGAACGTGGATGTGATTCCGCCGGGCAACGGCATCATGCACCAGATCAACCTGGAGAAGATGTCGCCGGTGATCTACGTGCAGGACGGCGTGGCCTTCCCGGATACCTGCGTGGGCACCGACAGCCATACGCCGCACGTCGATGCGCTGGGCGTGATCGCCATCGGTGTCGGCGGCCTGGAGGCCGAGAACGTGATGCTCGGCCGCGCGTCGTGGATGCGCCTGCCCGACATCATCGGCGTGGAACTGACCGGTCGGCCACAGCCAGGGATCACCGCCACCGACGTGGTGCTGGCCCTGACCGAGTTCCTGCGCAAGGAACGCGTGGTGGGCGCCTGGCTTGAATTCTTCGGCGAGGGTGCGGCCGCGCTGACCATCGGTGACCGTGCCACCATCTCCAACATGTGCCCGGAATACGGCGCGACCGCGGCGATGTTCTACATCGACGGGCAGACCATCGATTACCTGCGCCTGACCGGCCGCGAGGAATCGCAGGTGGCGCTGGTGGAGAACTACGCACGCAGCACCGGTCTGTGGGCCGATGCGCTGGCCACGGCGCAGTACGAGCGCGTGCTGCGCTTCGACCTGTCCAGCGTGGTCCGCAACATGGCGGGCCCGAGCAATCCGCATCGCCGCCTGCCGGTGGCCGAGCTGGCCGAGCGCGGCATCGCCGACGCAGCCAAGCTCGATGCCGGCAAGGCCGAGCAGCTGCGGGGCCTGATGCCTGATGGCGCGGTGATCATCGCCGCCATTACCAGCTGCACCAACACCTCCAACCCGCGCAACGTGATCGCCGCCGGCCTGCTGGCGCGCAAGGCCAACGAGCGCGGCCTGCTGCGCAAGCCGTGGGTCAAGTCGTCGCTGGCCCCGGGTTCAAAGGCGGTGCAGCTGTATCTGGAAGAGGCCGGCCTGCTGCCGGAGCTGGAAAAGCTCGGCTTCGGCATCGTCGCGTTCGCCTGCACCACGTGCAACGGCATGAGCGGTGCGCTGGATCCGGCGATCCAGCAGGAAATCATCGACCGCGACCTGTATGCCACGGCCGTGCTGTCGGGTAACCGCAACTTCGATGGCCGCATCCATCCTTACGCAAAGCAGGCCTTCCTGGCATCGCCGCCGCTGGTGATCGCCTATGCCATTGCCGGCACCATGCGCTTCGACATCGAGAAGGACGTGCTTGGCGTGGACGCCGACGGCAACGAGGTGCGCCTGAAGGACATCTGGCCGAGCGATGCCGAGATTGATGCAGTGGTGAAGGCGGCGGTGAAGCCCGAGCAGTTCCGCAGCGTCTACAACCCGATGTTCAACGTGCGCGTGGAGCAGGGTGCGGCGGTCAGTCCGCTGTACGACTGGCGCCCGCAGAGCACCTACATCCGCCGCCCGCCGTACTGGGAGGGGGCGCTGGCCGGTGAACGCACGCTGGCGGGCATGCGCGCGCTGGCGGTGCTGCCGGACAACATCACCACCGACCACCTGTCGCCGTCCAACGCGATCCTGGCCTCCAGTGCCGCCGGCGAATACCTGGCGAAGATGGGCCTGCCGGAAGAGGACTTCAATTCCTACGCAACCCACCGCGGCGACCATCTGACCGCGCAGCGCGCCACCTTCGCCAACCCGAAACTGTTCAACGAGATGGTGCGCAACGACGACGGCAGCGTGAAGCAGGGCTCGCTGGCGCGGGTGGAGCCGGAGGGCAAGGTGATGCGCATGTGGGAGGCGATCGAGACCTACATGGAGCGCAAGCAGCCGCTGATCATCATCGCCGGTGCCGACTACGGCCAGGGCAGCTCGCGTGACTGGGCGGCGAAGGGCGTGCGCCTGGCCGGCGTGGAAGCGATCGCGGCGGAAGGCTTCGAGCGCATCCACCGCACCAACCTGATCGGCATGGGCGTGCTGCCGCTGGAGTTCAAGCCGGGCACCACCCGGCTGACCCTGGGCATCGACGGTACCGAGACCTTCGACGTGGTGGGCGAGCGCACGCCGCGCGCCGACCTGACCCTGGTCATCCACCGCCGCGATGGGCAGGACATCATCGTGCCGGTCACCTGTCGCCTGGACAGCGACGAGGAAGTGGCGATCTACGAAGCGGGCGGTGTACTGCAGCGCTTCGCCCAGGATTTCCTCGAAGGTGCCCGGGTGGCATGA
- the prpF gene encoding 2-methylaconitate cis-trans isomerase PrpF, translated as MSFLPQLRIAATYMRGGTSKGVFFRLQDLPAAAQVPGPARDALLMRVIGSPDPYGKHTDGMGGATSSTSKCVIISSASVPDHDVDYLYGQVSIDTAFVDWSGNCGNLSTAVGPFAIANGLIDPARVPRDGLCTVRIWQANIGKTIIAHVPMRNGEVQEIGDFELDGVTFPAAEIQLEFIDPSDDGDAGAMFPTGNLVDTLDVPGVGSFEVTMITAGIPTIFLNAADLGYSGTELQPAINDDKVALQKFESIRAHGALRMGLISTLEEAATRQHTPKVAFVAPAQDYVSSSGKAIPASAIDLHARALSMGKLHHAMMGTAAVAIGTAAAIPGTLVNRAAGGGQREAVTFGHPSGTLRVGAQAGLVDGQWTVTKAIMSRSARVLMEGSVRVPADTL; from the coding sequence ATGAGCTTTCTTCCGCAACTCCGCATTGCCGCCACCTACATGCGCGGTGGCACCAGCAAGGGGGTGTTCTTCCGCCTGCAGGACCTGCCCGCAGCCGCACAGGTGCCGGGCCCGGCACGTGATGCGCTGCTGATGCGCGTGATCGGGTCGCCCGATCCCTATGGCAAGCACACCGATGGCATGGGCGGGGCCACGTCCAGCACCAGCAAGTGTGTGATCATCTCCAGTGCGTCCGTGCCCGATCACGATGTGGACTATCTGTACGGCCAGGTTTCGATCGACACCGCGTTCGTCGACTGGAGCGGCAACTGTGGCAACCTCAGCACTGCGGTGGGTCCGTTCGCCATCGCCAACGGCCTGATCGATCCGGCCCGGGTGCCGCGCGACGGCCTGTGCACCGTGCGCATCTGGCAAGCCAACATCGGCAAGACCATCATCGCCCACGTGCCGATGCGCAATGGCGAGGTGCAGGAGATCGGTGATTTCGAGCTGGATGGCGTGACCTTCCCGGCCGCCGAGATCCAGCTTGAGTTCATAGATCCCTCCGATGATGGCGACGCGGGCGCGATGTTCCCGACCGGCAACCTGGTCGATACCCTGGATGTGCCGGGCGTGGGCAGTTTCGAGGTGACGATGATCACCGCCGGCATCCCGACCATCTTCCTCAATGCGGCCGATCTGGGCTACAGCGGTACCGAGCTGCAGCCAGCGATCAACGACGACAAGGTTGCCCTGCAGAAGTTCGAGAGCATCCGTGCACACGGTGCGCTGCGCATGGGCCTGATCTCGACGCTGGAAGAGGCGGCGACCCGCCAGCACACGCCGAAAGTGGCGTTCGTGGCACCGGCACAGGACTATGTATCGTCCAGCGGCAAGGCAATCCCGGCATCGGCCATCGATCTGCATGCGCGTGCGCTGTCGATGGGCAAGCTGCACCACGCGATGATGGGCACTGCCGCTGTGGCGATCGGTACCGCTGCTGCGATTCCGGGCACGCTGGTCAACCGTGCCGCCGGCGGTGGCCAGCGCGAGGCGGTGACCTTCGGGCATCCGTCCGGCACGCTGCGCGTGGGCGCCCAGGCCGGTCTCGTTGACGGCCAGTGGACAGTGACCAAGGCCATCATGAGCCGCAGCGCCCGTGTATTGATGGAAGGCAGCGTGCGGGTACCGGCCGACACCTTGTAA